From the Gouania willdenowi chromosome 19, fGouWil2.1, whole genome shotgun sequence genome, one window contains:
- the pdap1a gene encoding pdgfa associated protein 1a — MPRGGKKGHKGRGKQFSNPEEIDRQMRAQKELEENPGAEKGSSSDSEDGSSSEDDSEMKKRSGVEGLIEIENPNRVSQKSKKVTEVDVSAPKELSRREREEIEKQKSKERYMKLHLEGKTDQARADLARLAIIKQQREDAAKKRDELRKAKEEEEAKAKR, encoded by the exons ATGCCACGTGGTG GAAAAAAGGGCCACAAGGGCCGAGGGAAGCAGTTCAGTAACCCAGAGGAGATCGATCGACAGATGAGAGCCCAAAAAGAGCTG GAAGAAAATCCCGGTGCAGAGAAAGGGAGCTCGTCTGATTCTGAGGATGGGAGCAGTAGTGAAGACGATTCAGAG ATGAAGAAGAGGAGTGGAGTCGAGGGGCTTATAGAGATTGAAAATCCTAACCGTGTGTCCCAGAAGAGCAAGAAAGTGACTGAAGTTGATGTCAGTGCACCCAAAGAGCTGTCTCGCAGGGAGAG AGAGGAAATAGAAAAGCAGAAATCCAAGGAACGCTACATGAAGCTCCATCTGGAGGGTAAGACTGACCAAGCGAGAGCTGACCTGGCCAGACTAGCCATCATCAAGCAGCAAAGGGAGGACGCTGCCAAGAAGAGAGATGAGCTCAGGAAAG caaaagaagaggaggaagccaAAGCTAAGCGCTAG